ATGCCCGTCAGAATCACCCCAAGCATATCGCCACCCAGCGTTCGAACCAGCGACTGCAGCATGATGTTCACGCTTGGGCGAAAATGCTCGCTGGGCTGCGGCTCGCGCAGCACGAAGAACAACGCCGGACCCCGTTGGACAACCTCCCCGTGCTTTCCCCCAGGGATAATGTACGCGGTCCCCGGTTCAAGCTTGACCCCATCGCCCGCCTCCACGACGGTGATCGCCACATTCTCGTTCAATCGGCTCGCAAACGGTTGCGTAAAGGCTGCCGGCATGTGCTGAGCCACCATGATCGGCACCGGGAAGTCGGCGGGAATTCCCTGGAGCACGACCTGCAGGGCCGCCGGTCCCCCGGTGGAGGACCCGATGGCGACAATCCCCCGCCGACTGACGATACCGCGTTCCGCACCACCGGAAACCGGCACGAGACTGGCATCCGGAACAAACCGTGTCGCCGGGAGGGTCGTATGGACCCGGCACTTCGCACGCGCAGCCAACATGCGCAAACGCGCTGGCAACAGGAACCGCCCGCCTTCACCGAATGCCTCCTTCATATCCGCCGAACTCTTCGCAAAGAAGTCCATCGCCCCGGCATCAAGCGCTTCAAGCGTCGCTTCGGCACCGGCGCGGGTAAGCGAGGAAAGCATCATGATTGCCGTCGGGCAGCGCTTCATGATCTCCCGTACCGCCGAAATACCATCCATGACCGGCATCTCGACATCCATCGTGATCAGATCGGGTTTCAGCTGGCAGGCCTTGAGAATGGCATCACGCCCATTCACTGCCTCGCCAATAATTGAAAAACGATCGTCTTTTCCTATCAGATCCCTCAAAGCACGCCGAAAAAATACCGAGTCATCGACGATCAACACTCCAATCGTCATGATCTAGGCAACGACCTTTAGTTTGGGTTTATAACGTTGACTGATGTTGCGACGCATCAGTCCGGGCAAATCGAGAATCAGCGCGATATGGCCATCGCCGGTGATCGTGGCGCCGGCAAAGCCACCGACGTTGTGCAGCAACTCGCCCAGCGGCTTGATCACGACCTCTTCCTGACCGATGACCGAATCCACGACAAGCGCAATCAGTTGCGCGCCGACCTGAACCATGACGACCAGGTCGCTGGTTGCCCGGGACGTGACTGTTTCGCCCGGCAGAGCCAACCAGTGATTCAGGCGATACAACGGCAAGGCACGATCGCGCACGATGATCGTGGCCTGTCCGTCCACCACGTTGATCTCCTTGTCCGCCATTTCGAAGATCTCGCTGACGATACCCAGCGGAATCGCATACTTGCGGCCACTGACGACGACCATGAGCGTCGGCAAGATGGCCAGTGTCAATGGCACCTTGATATTGATGGTGGTACCGACACCGAGCACGGAGTCGATACTGATCAGACCGGATAGCCGAGTAATGGCCGTTTTCACCACATCCATTCCGACGCCGCGGCCGGAGATATCGGAAATCTGCTCCTTCGTCGAGAAGCCCGGCAAGAGAATGAGCTCGAAGCACTCCTGTTCGGTCAAACGAGATGCAGCATCTTCTGTCAGCAACCCCTTCTCGATTGATTTTCGACGCAGTACCTCCGCATCCATACCGGCACCGTCATCACTGATCGAGAGACGGATGTGATCCCCCTCCTGAGCGGCTGACAGGATCACCGTTCCCTGAGCAGGCTTACCGCTTGCAATGCGCACATCAGGCATTTCGATCCCGTGATCGACCGAGTTACGCACCAGGTGGATCAGCGGATCAGCCAATGCTTCCACCAGATTTTTGTCCAGATCGGTTTCCTCACCTTCCAGGACAAGCTCGACCTCCTTGCCCAACATCCGCGCCGTGTCGCGGACAACGCGCGGGAAACGACCGAATACTTTCTTGACCGGCTGCATGCGCGTTTTCATCACCGCACCCTGCAGGTCGGAAGTCACCATATCCAGGGTTGCGATGACCTGGGTGACCTCCTCGTTCTCGAAACTCAGCTTGAGCGTATTCATGCGGTTGCGCACCAGCACGAGCTCACCAACCAGATTCATGATGAAATCCAGTCGTTCGGTGTCGACCCGAACGGTAGTCTCGCCCTTGGCACTCTCGCCTGCAGCCACGGCTGCGGTCTTCGGCTTATCCATGGCTGGCGGCACGGCCTGATTGGTCTCAGCCGGTTTTGCGGCGGGCTTCTCTACTGTTTCAGCCGCCGGTTTGACCGGTTTCGCTACCGGTGTTGCCTCTGGCGGCGCAGACTGAGCTTTGGGCGGAGCCGCTGTCGGGCCCTGGCCCTTGCCATACAAGGCGTCAAGCACCCGCTCGAACTCTTCGTCGGTAATGTCTTCGCTGGCGCCTTGGGCAATATCGGCCGGGATCTGGGGCTCTGGGGCCGCCGTGGCAATTTGTGGCTTGAACGTTCCCTTGCCATGCAACTGGTCCAGCAGGCTCTCGAACTCCTCATCCGTGATGAGATCGCTGGTCTCTGATGAGGCATCGCTCGATGATGCAGCAGGCGCCTGCGCCTTCTCGGCCGCATCAAGGTCGCTCAGCATCTTTTCGAATTCATCATCGACCGAGTTTTCCGCGACGGGCGCGGCAGGTTCGGGTGCCGGAGCTTCCGGTGCGGCGGGGGCTGATGCAGGCGCTGCGGATTGGGATGTAGCGAGCAACTCGATTTCCTTGAGAAACTCGGGCCCGACGGACGGCGGAAGCTGGCCGGCACGCAATGAGTCGAACATGCCTTTGAGTGCATCCAGCACCCGCAACATGACATCCATCAATGCTGGCGTGACCGTCAATTCGCCATTGCGCAGCAGATTGAAGGTGTCCTCTGCCCGGTGGCAGACTTCGACGAGTGGCAACACCTCGAGAAAGCCCGCCCCGCCCTTGATGGTATGAAAGGCACGGAAAATGGCATTCAGCAGGTTCTTGTCCGAAGGCGCCTGCTCCAAACCGATCAGCTGGGTATCGAGCGCATCCAGCAGCTCACCGGCTTCAATCAAAAAATCCTGCAGCAATTCGTTATCGGGTTCAAATGCCATGTTGTTATCCTCTTTTTTCAACCGCGCAGATCAAAACCCCAAACTGGCCAGCAGATCGTCCACATCGTCTTGCGATTTGGCGACATCGGACCCACCGCCCGGCATCTGTGGTCCTACCCCCTGTTTAAGATCCTCTTGCGTGGTTGTATCTTTGGCGCGCGTCTCCGGTACACCTGTCACACGCAGCAATCCCACCAGTTTTTTCTCAAGCTGTTCCAACAGATCGATCACGCGCATCAGCATCTGACCGGACAGATCCTGGAACTCCTGAGCCATCATCACTTCATTCAGCTGGGTCTTCAGAATCTCGCCATTCTTGAGAATGGACTCCAGATACTCAGACACGGTGCTGACAACAGTAACCAGTCGTGTGTTATCGGCTTCATCGCCTGCAACTTGAGCCAGCTGTTTGCGAAGCCGCAGCGAACGCTCCGTCAGGCGATCCGCAATCGGCTGCGCCGCCTCGACCACTGTGAGGGTACGATTTGCTGCCTGCTCCGTCAGGGTGATCACGTAACGGAGCCGATCCCGCGCGTCGGGCATGTCTGCCTTGGTGAGATCGTTCAGACGCTCGTCTTCCGCAAAGGTCATGAGCGCCTCATGGACTTCGCGGGTCATTCGTCCGACTTCCTCGAACACGGTGCTTCGTTGATTCGCGGCCAACGCGGCAATGCAACGGCTGATTTCCGATTCGTCGTCAGCCTCCAGGGCAGCTACCAGCGCCTGGGCATTGGCTAGATTGGCGGCTCTTTGTGCGTTGTCCATTCAATTCGGTCCTGATTTCTTGATTGTTCTGGAGGTTACTGTGCCAATTATTTCTGGCTTTCGTTTGGCAGACGCTTTGCCCGAAATGAGGCAGACGGACAAGAGCGAGCAAATACGCCGCTAGGCGCTCGTCCGCTCGAAGATCTTGTCGATCTTTTCCTTGAGCGTCGGTCCGTTGAACGGCTTGACGACGTAGCCGTTCACGCCGGCCTGGGCCGCCATGATGATCTGCTCCCGCTTGGCTTCGGCAGTCACCATCAAAACCGGAAGGTGGGCTAACGCGGGATCGGCACGCACCGCCTTCAGCAGGTCGATACCAGTCATGCCGGGCATGTTCCAATCGGTCACGAGGAAATCGAAATTGCCCTGCTTGAGCATTGGCAATGCCGTTGCGCCATCATCGGCTTCCTCAATGTTTGTGAAGCCCAACTCCTTGAGGAGATTTTTGACGATCCGCCGCATGGTGGAGAAGTCGTCGACCACAAGGATTTTCATGTTCCGATCCATCTTTTTGCCTCTAATAATCGGTAATTAGCATGCTGCCCCGCAGCGGTTTAAAGTTGATTATCGGCCATCTGGGCCAATTGTTTAATTATATTGGTTAAGCCGTCGATCAACGCCAATCCTTCAATGAGGCTTTCAGACGAAGAATTGCCTTGTTCTGGATTTGGCAAACCCGTGATTCGGACACACCAATCACCGCACCGATCTCCTTCTGATTCATTTCTTCAACGTAATACAGCGACATGACGAGTCGCTCCCGTTCCGGCAAGGCCGCAATGTGCTCGGCCAGCGCCTCGTGAAAACGCTCATTGGTCAAATGGGTGTCGGGTTGATCCGAATGGTCCGGTACATCCAGCGTTTCATCCTGCTCGTCGCCCATGTGATCGAGGGGGGTCAGGCGTACCTGTATCGAATCGTTCAACGCGGAAAAATACTCGTCGAGGGTAATACCCAGAAGATCGCAGACCTCCTGGTCCTTGGCCTCTCGCCCTGTACTGGATTCGATTTCGTGAATGGCCGAAGCGATTTCCCGGTGGCGGCGATGTACCGAACGCGGTGCCCAGTCATTGCGTCGCACCTCATCGAGCATCGCCCCCCGAATCCGGATTCCGGCATAGGTTTCGAACGAGGCGCCCTGGCTTGCGTCGTAGAGACGGGCCGCCTCCAGCAAACCGATCATGCCTGCCTGGATCAGGTCCTCTGCCTGGATATGATCCGGCAGACGATTCATGAGGTGAAATGCGATGCGTTTGACCAGTTGCGCATGTTCCGCCACTACGGACTCGGCCCCGCCGGTGCGAACGTGGGTATACATGGCGCGAACGTTCATTTACAACACTTCCATATCGGGTTCGGATTGCTGGACCAGTCGCTCGATGAAGAACTGCAGATGCCCCGCTACGCCCTTGGGAGCAGGCCAGCGGCCGATCTGGTCGGCAATCTCGAAGAAGGCGCGGGACGAACGGGAACTGCTGAAGGTCTGAACGACGGTTTTCTGGCGCTGGATCGCGCGACGCAGATAGTCGTCGAACGGCACCGAGCCCAAATGGATCAAGGTGACGTCCAGGAACCGGCCGGCAGCCATATTCAGTTTTTCGAACAATCTTCGTCCTTCGCCCGCGTCCCGGACCATATTCGCCACCACCTGAAAACGCTGAACGCCATGATCGCGCGAAAGAACCTTGATCATGGCGTAGGCATCCGTGATGGAAGCTGGCTCATCGCAGACCACGACGATCACGTCGCTGGCGGCCTGCGAGAAACGAACCACAGAATCGGCAATGCCCGCCGCCGTGTCAACCACCATCACGTCCACCGGGCGCTGGAGGGCGCCGAAGGCGTGGATCAGGCCGGTGTTTTCGGCCGCGCTCAATTCCGCCATATGCTTGATGCCGCTCGCGGCAGGCAGGACACCAACGCCCTCGGGACCTTCAATCAGGATGTCGTCGAGACTGGCCTCGCCCGCCAGCACGTGGCTGAGGTTCTTGTGCGATTTCAGCCCCAGAAGGACATCGACGTTGCCAAGGCCAAGATCCGCATCCATCATGAGGACGCGCGCACCCCGCCGGGCGAGTGCGACGGACAGATTGACCGAAACATTGGTCTTGCCGACGCCGCCCTTGCCACTGGTTACCGCGATGACCCGGACTGGATTGTTCTGCATGACGCTAATTCTGCCTGAAGTTGACCATCTTTAACACGACGTGGCACCCGAGTTCGCGGCTGGCGATCCTGCAATCACGCCCTCATCTGCCGTACCGGGGCAAACTCAGGCTCTTCATCCTCGGCCTCGTTCTGCCCGAGCTCGATCGCCTGCGTAATCAGATCCGCGCCCGTGGGATACCAGAGGTCCTCTGGAACGCGCTGTCCGGTACCGGTGCAACATAAGGGCAATCCACTCTGAACCAACGCCGCCAGCGCACTGCCGAGAGAAAGCGTTTCATCGAGTTTAGTCAAAATCATGCCGGCCAGCGGTACCGCCTTGAACCGGGTGATCGCATCCTGCATGGCGCTATATTGCGCCTGGGCCGAAAGCACCAGCAGGAGCTTCAGTCGGCGATCGATGGCCGGCATCTTCTTGAGCAGGTCCATCATCTGGAAATCCCGAGGCGACATGCCTGCCGTATCGATCAGCACGAGATGTCGATCAGCGACCGCCGGAAGCAGTTCTGCCAGGTGCTGCTCGTCCCGCGCAACATGCAGCGGAATGTTCAGGATACGGGCATAGTTGCGCAATTGCTCCTGGGCCCCGATCCGAAAGCGATCCGTGGTGATCAGAGCAATCGAATCGCGGCCGTGAGCCAGTACCGCCTGGGCGGCCAACTTGGCCAGCGTCGTCGTCTTGCCGACGCCGGTCGGGCCGACGAACGCATAGATGCCGCCGCTCTGCACAAGATCGCTATTCGGAATGCTGATCTGCTCGCCGATCGCCCGTAGTGCGGCCGTGAGCGGACGATCCGGTTCGCTGCGCACGGCACTTTCGGCAAAAGCCCGCGCCAACTTCTGCGGCAAACCGAGGCTATGGAGGCGCTCCCGCGTTTCCAGCTCGAGTGGATGGGCCGCGCTATACCGATGCCACTCCATGACGGAAAGCTGGCGTTCGAATAACTCGCGAAGCTGACCGATCTCCTGATGCAACTCCCCCAGCGCATCCCCGTCGATCGAACGATCCATCCAGGACTGTGTCGTCGACGCCCGAGGCACTGCGACACGGGGCTTCGCTTCCGGCTTGATCGGACGACGTTGCTGAACCGGTTCCGCGTTCAGTTCGGCCAAAGCCTCGGCAAAAGCGGACCGATGACCTTGCGCCAGCCCGGGAACCTCCTGCGCCAGCCCGGAAATCTGGTGAGACCGGTTCTCGGTATTCTCGGCGACACCTGACATTGTGCTCGCGTTAGCCGGGATGCTGGCAGCGGCCCTCTGTTCATGGGTCAGGTGTTCACGCGCCGCCTGCTCGCGGGCAGCGAGCATCTCCGCTGTGGTCTGGAAGGGGGAATGGCCTGCGCCGCCCGTCTCATCCAAAGCCGTCTTGGGCACGGAGGCAGGCGCATCAGCCGGCGTCCGGCCTGGTTCCTGGTGTTTCGAATCGGACAGGCCGGCCACACGATGCGGCGACTGGCGACCGGCCGTCAGACGAACCGCCTGCTCGTCAAAATCGATGGCCGCCACCAATTCGACGCCCTCGGGACAGGCCCGGTTGGAGAGAATCACCGCCTCGTCGCCAAATAATTGGCGAACCTGGCTCATCGCTTCCCGCATATCGCTCGCAATAATTCGCTTGATCTTCATACCCTGCCCTCGTCATCCGAAGCACATGCTGTCTTTGTCTCTGACCGCGACACGGCTCACGCCATGCTGCGTTGATTGCCGACACTGGCAACCACCTTGATATCCTTGTTGTCCGGTACTTCGTTGTAGCTCAATACATGCAGCTGGCGAATCGAGTACCGAACCATCCGAGCCAACCAGCTGCGGATTTGCGGGGCTACCAGCAGGATGGCGGGCAGCCCGGCCTGCTCCTGCTTTTCGGCGGCGTCCCGCAAGGACTGATGCAACCGCTCGGCCAACCCCGGCTCGATGCCCGGTGTCGACTGGCCGGCTTCCGCCCCGCGCTGGGTAGAACCAAGCAAGAGTTGTTCCAACTGTGGATCCAGCGTAATGACCGGCAGGCTGGGGGTCAGCCCGTTGATGTGCTGAACGATCATTCGACCCAGGGCGATACGGACGACCTCGGTCAGCTGGTTCACATCCTGGGTATGCTGACCGTGCCGCGCGAGCGTCTCGGCAATCGTGCGGATATCCCGGATCGGGAGGCGCTCCTCAAGCAGATTGCGCAGAACCTGGACAATAACGCTCATGGCGAGCGTCTTGGGCACCAGATCCTCGACCAGTTTCGGCGCCCCTTCCTTCAGGGTATCGAGTAGCTGCTGCGCCTCTTCGTAACCGAACAGGTCCGCCGCGTTCTCCGTGAGAATCTGCGAGAGATGCGTGGCGATGACCGTGGCGGGATCCACCACGGTATACCCCAGGGCCTGCGCGTGTTCGCGGGTATTGCGCTCGATCCAGTATGCTTCGAGCCCGAAAGCGGGATCTTTCGTCTTGACGCCCTGCAACGGTCCGGAAACCTGGCCGGGGTTGATGGCCATGTCCCGGTCCGCAAAAATATCGGCCATCCCCATGGGGACGCCATTCAGGCTGATCCGGTACTCGCCCGGCTTGAGATCCAGGTTGTCCCGGATATGCACGGGAGAGACCAGAAACCCGAGATCCTGGGAAATTTTCTTGCGGACGCCCTTGATGCGCGGCATGAGTTGCCCCCCCTGGTTCCGATCCACCAAGGGAATCAGGCCATAACCGACCTCCAGCCCGATGACATCGACCGGCGGAACATCGTCCCAGGTCAGTTCCTTCAGTTCGGGTTTCTTGTCCGCCGGCGCCTGTTCGGCCTGCTCGGCGGCCTGGACCTGCTCCTGATTCTTGCGGGCGATGAGATAAGCACCGGCCCCCGCGAGTGCGGCAAGCGTCAAAAAGGCGACGTTCGGCATGCCGGGCACCACACCCAGACCCGCCATCAGACCGGCGGCGACCCCCAGTACGCGAGGATCGGAAAACATCTGGGTCTGGACCTGCTTGCCCATGTCCTGGGATGAGGCGACCCGAGTGACGATGATCGCTGTCGCCGTGGAGATCAGCAGGGAGGGAATGGTCGCGACCAGTCCGTCACCGATGGTCAGCAGTACGTAGGTCTGGGCCGCCTGACCGAACGGCAGACCGTGCTGCAGCACCCCGATCAACAGACCGCCCAGCACGTTGATCAGCACGATCAGAATGCCGGCAACCGCATCGCCGCGCACGAACTTGCTGGCACCGTCCATGGACCCGTAGAAGTCCGCTTCGGCGGCCACTTCCTCGCGCCGCAGCTTCGCCTGCTCCTGATTGATGATGCCGGCGTTCAAGTCGGCGTCGATGGCCATCTGTTTGCCGGGCAAGGCATCCAGGGTAAAACGGGCGGAGACTTCCGACACCCGGCCGGCACCCTTGGTGACCACCACGAAGTTGATCAGCATGAGGATCATGAACACCACGATACCGACCGCATAATTGCCGCCGATCACGAACTCGCCGAAGGAATTGATCACATGACCGGCAGCGCCCGGCCCCTCCTGACCGTGCAGCAGCACAACCCGGGTCGAGGCCACGTTCAAGGCCAGGCGCAGCAGGGTCGCCATCAGGATCACGGTGGGGAACACCGCGAAATCCAGCGGGCGCATCACGTAGATCGTCACCATGAGAATCACGAGCGACAGCGTGATGTTGAAGGTGAACAAGACATCGAGGGCCAGCGGCGGCAAGGGCACGATCACCATCGCGAGCAACATCACGATGATCAGCGGCGGCCCGATGCCCTGCCCCCGGTAGGCACGGACGCCTTTGCCGATGCCGCGCCAATCCAATGTATCGAGGAAAGCCTTCATATTTTAAGAGTCCTTGTTTTTCACGGGCCTGCCGTCGCTACCGACCTGCAGGTCTGCGGGCACGTCGGGCGAAGGACGCTCGACGCCACCGGGGTTGGCGCTCAGCTGGAAGATATAGGCCAGCACTTGAGCCACCGCCGTGTACAACCCCGTGGGGATCGGTTGTTCCAGCTCGGCATGTGCAAACAAGGATCGTGCCAATGGTGGTGCTTCGAACAGCGGGACACGATGGGCCTTGGCGATTTTGCGGATGGTCAGTGCCAGCTCGTCCGCCCCTTTGGCGACCACGATCGGCGCATCGCTGACGGCGGGATCGTATTTCAGCGCCACGGAGAAGTGGGTCGGGTTGGTGATGACCACATCGGCGGTCGGCACCGCTTCCATCATGCGCCGCCGGGCCATCTGATGCTGCATCTGACGGATCTTCTGCTTGACCTCGGGCTTGCCTTCCGTCTCCTTGAATTCATCACGAACTTCCTGACGCGTCATACGCAAGTTCTTGTTATGTTCGTAAATCTGGAAAGGTACATCGATCAGGGCCACGATCAGCAGCCCCATCGACAGGCCCAGAAAAGCCCAGGCCAGCAGACTGCCCGCCCGCGCGACGGCCGGATGAAGACTCATCATCCCGAGACCGACAAAATCATGCTCCAAGGCCAGGAAAAGACCGATTCCGATGGCCCCGATCAGAACGAACTTGGCCAGCGTCTTGAGCAGTTCGACCAGGGACTTGAGGGAAAACATGCGTTTGAACCCGGGTAAGGGATTCAGCCGATTGAATTGCGGCGCCAGCGCCTGTGTGGAGAAATTCCAACCGCCCACGGCCAAGGTGGCCAGCACGGCGAGTACGACCGTAGCCACGAACAACGGCAAAAAGGACAGAAAAGCCTGACTGAACGCCACCCCAAGATGCCGGAACATCGTTGCGGGATCCAGAATCTCGACACGCGTCATGACAAAGGATTGACGCATCATCCCCGCCATCCCCGAAAACATCTGCCCCCCCAGGACGAGAAAGATGATCGCCGACCCGGCCGTGAGGATTAGGGAGTTCAACTCGCGGGATCGCGCGACCTGGCCCTTCTCGCGGGATTCCCGGAGTCGTTTCTCGGAGGGTTCTTCGGTTTTTTCCTGTCCGTTCTCGTTCTCAGCCACGCCCGTGTCTCAACAGATCGCCAATGAATAGCAAGGTCTGTTGCAGGAAGTGTTCCAGATTGGGCAACCAGGTCGGACTGGTGACCAGCAGGAGAAAGAAACCGATCAGGAGCGTCGCGGGAAAACCGATGGAAAAAATGTTGAGCTGGGGCGCCGCGCGCGTGATGACACCCATGGCCATGTTCACCATCAGCAGGCTGGTGATGACCGGCAGGCCGATCAGCAGCGCATTCACGAACATGGCCTGCCCGAAACCGACGATACGCCAGAAATCCAGTGCCGTCAGGCCCACCGGGGCAACCGGCAACCAGGCGAACGAATCAGCCAACATTTTGACGATCATGGCGGGCCCATCCAGGGCAATGAACAGCAAGGTCGCCACGATCGTCAGGAATTGCGAGATCAGCGGAACACTGACACCGTTCTGCGGATCCACCGTCTGAGCGAACCCGAGTCCCATCCCCATGGCTATGGTCTCGCCTGCCATGACGAACGAACTGATCACCATGCCCAGCAGGAAGCCCATCGCCACGCCGATGAGAATCTGTTGCCCCACCAGCAGAACCCCCGGCACGGATAAAGGATCGACGGCGGGCATCGCAGGCAAGGTCGGCGCGATCACCAGACTGATGACCATGGCGGCGAGGGCACGCCAGCGTCGCGGCACGCCCCGGGCACCGAACAGCGGCGCCACCATCAGCATGGCCGCCACACGGATCAGCACCCAGAAATACGCGCCGACCCATCCCATGATTTGAGCGAGGGAGAGCGTCATGCGTCGCGATGTCAGCCGATCAGGCCGGGTATTCGATGAAAGAGACTCGTCGTGAAATCCACCAGGGTGTGCAGCATCCAGGGGCCCGCGATCAGGATGGCCACCACGACGGCAAACAGCTTCGGAATGAAGCTCAGCGTCATTTCGTTGATTTGGGTCGCCGCCTGGAACATGCCCACCAACAGACCCACCACCAGTGCCGTCAGCAGAATCGGCATCGCGAGAAGCAGGATGACGATCATCGCCTGGCGGGTCAGTTCAAGTACCGTATCTGCGGTCATGATCAACCTCCGCCCACCGGTGCGCCCATGTAGAAACTGGAGGCCAGTGTCCCCATCAACAGGGTCCAGCCGTCGACCAGCACGAACAGCATGATCTTGAACGGCAACGACACGATCATGGGCGACAGCATCATCATACCCATGGACATCAGGACGGAAGCGACCACGAGGTCGATGATGAGAAAGGGAATGAAGATCAGAAAACCGATCTGGAAGGCCGTTTTCAGTTCGGAGGTGACAAAGGCCGCCATCAATACCGGGTAGGGCACGTCGTCCGGCGAATTGAAGGCAGGGTAATGGCCGATGTTCTGGAACAGCGCAATATCGCTCTGCCGAGTCTGGTTCATCATGAAGGTCCGCAGCGGTGCTGCCGCCTTCTGGATCGCAACCTGAGCGGAAATCTGCTGGTCCATGTAAGGCTTGATGCCGTCGTCATACGATTTCTGGAATACGGGCGCCATGATGAACAGGGTCAGAAACAGTGCCAGACCGAGCATGATCTGGTTGGATGGCGTCTGCACGGTCCCCAGGGCCTGCCGGAGCAGCGCAAGCACGATGATGATCCGGGTGAACGAGGTCATCATCAACAGCAACGACGGCAGCAGAGTCAGCACCGTCATGAGCGCCAGGATCTGCAAGGTGAGGCTGTATTCGGTGCCCTGGTTGCCCGTGGTCACGGTCAACGCCGGAAGACCGGGCAATCCCGGCTGGGTGGCCGCCTCGACCAGATGGGCGGGAAACAGCACAGCGATCAGCAGGAGCAGGACCAACCGCCCCCAGCGATACGGCACGCATCCTTGGCGGAACGCGGGCGCGGTCAAGATCGCGGCTCCGAAGACGGGACCGGTTTTTCGTTCTGCGCGGCGGGCGTCGGATCGATCACCGGATCTGCCGGCTGTCGCCGGTTTCCGACCTGGTTCTGCAGCAGGCGGGCAAAGGGGTGGTCAGCCCCCCCCGAGGACGAGAATGATTGGCGCTCCTCCGGCGCGATCGGCGGATCGACCCAGCCAAGCGCTTCGATCTGACCATTGGTGACGCCCAGCAGCATCTGCCGA
The Halothiobacillus diazotrophicus DNA segment above includes these coding regions:
- the flhB gene encoding flagellar biosynthesis protein FlhB, which translates into the protein MAENENGQEKTEEPSEKRLRESREKGQVARSRELNSLILTAGSAIIFLVLGGQMFSGMAGMMRQSFVMTRVEILDPATMFRHLGVAFSQAFLSFLPLFVATVVLAVLATLAVGGWNFSTQALAPQFNRLNPLPGFKRMFSLKSLVELLKTLAKFVLIGAIGIGLFLALEHDFVGLGMMSLHPAVARAGSLLAWAFLGLSMGLLIVALIDVPFQIYEHNKNLRMTRQEVRDEFKETEGKPEVKQKIRQMQHQMARRRMMEAVPTADVVITNPTHFSVALKYDPAVSDAPIVVAKGADELALTIRKIAKAHRVPLFEAPPLARSLFAHAELEQPIPTGLYTAVAQVLAYIFQLSANPGGVERPSPDVPADLQVGSDGRPVKNKDS
- the fliP gene encoding flagellar type III secretion system pore protein FliP (The bacterial flagellar biogenesis protein FliP forms a type III secretion system (T3SS)-type pore required for flagellar assembly.), producing MTAPAFRQGCVPYRWGRLVLLLLIAVLFPAHLVEAATQPGLPGLPALTVTTGNQGTEYSLTLQILALMTVLTLLPSLLLMMTSFTRIIIVLALLRQALGTVQTPSNQIMLGLALFLTLFIMAPVFQKSYDDGIKPYMDQQISAQVAIQKAAAPLRTFMMNQTRQSDIALFQNIGHYPAFNSPDDVPYPVLMAAFVTSELKTAFQIGFLIFIPFLIIDLVVASVLMSMGMMMLSPMIVSLPFKIMLFVLVDGWTLLMGTLASSFYMGAPVGGG
- the fliQ gene encoding flagellar biosynthesis protein FliQ — encoded protein: MTADTVLELTRQAMIVILLLAMPILLTALVVGLLVGMFQAATQINEMTLSFIPKLFAVVVAILIAGPWMLHTLVDFTTSLFHRIPGLIG
- the fliR gene encoding flagellar biosynthetic protein FliR translates to MTLSLAQIMGWVGAYFWVLIRVAAMLMVAPLFGARGVPRRWRALAAMVISLVIAPTLPAMPAVDPLSVPGVLLVGQQILIGVAMGFLLGMVISSFVMAGETIAMGMGLGFAQTVDPQNGVSVPLISQFLTIVATLLFIALDGPAMIVKMLADSFAWLPVAPVGLTALDFWRIVGFGQAMFVNALLIGLPVITSLLMVNMAMGVITRAAPQLNIFSIGFPATLLIGFFLLLVTSPTWLPNLEHFLQQTLLFIGDLLRHGRG
- the flhA gene encoding flagellar biosynthesis protein FlhA, producing the protein MKAFLDTLDWRGIGKGVRAYRGQGIGPPLIIVMLLAMVIVPLPPLALDVLFTFNITLSLVILMVTIYVMRPLDFAVFPTVILMATLLRLALNVASTRVVLLHGQEGPGAAGHVINSFGEFVIGGNYAVGIVVFMILMLINFVVVTKGAGRVSEVSARFTLDALPGKQMAIDADLNAGIINQEQAKLRREEVAAEADFYGSMDGASKFVRGDAVAGILIVLINVLGGLLIGVLQHGLPFGQAAQTYVLLTIGDGLVATIPSLLISTATAIIVTRVASSQDMGKQVQTQMFSDPRVLGVAAGLMAGLGVVPGMPNVAFLTLAALAGAGAYLIARKNQEQVQAAEQAEQAPADKKPELKELTWDDVPPVDVIGLEVGYGLIPLVDRNQGGQLMPRIKGVRKKISQDLGFLVSPVHIRDNLDLKPGEYRISLNGVPMGMADIFADRDMAINPGQVSGPLQGVKTKDPAFGLEAYWIERNTREHAQALGYTVVDPATVIATHLSQILTENAADLFGYEEAQQLLDTLKEGAPKLVEDLVPKTLAMSVIVQVLRNLLEERLPIRDIRTIAETLARHGQHTQDVNQLTEVVRIALGRMIVQHINGLTPSLPVITLDPQLEQLLLGSTQRGAEAGQSTPGIEPGLAERLHQSLRDAAEKQEQAGLPAILLVAPQIRSWLARMVRYSIRQLHVLSYNEVPDNKDIKVVASVGNQRSMA